TGCACAAGGGTTCGACCAGACTTTCGACAAGAGTTTGAGGCGAGTAATCAGTGAAGAGGGCAACAGTTCTGCCCAAGTATTGTGTAGCTGCTAGTCTTGGCTCGAGGCTGTGCACAAGGGCTGTCTGGCAAACGCAAAAGCTTGATTTAGAACTTGAGATAAACATGGAAACATTGgtcgaatattcaaagattgggtttgtaaaacttggacGAAAAACCAGTTAAGAGAGTGAAGCTTCTTGCCGTTGATTTTGATAGTTAACAGTGCagaagatatgtactcgaatttataagtatataagctatgtgtactcaaatttgtaagcagtgcagcGGATATGTACCCAATATAATAAGGGTGTAGACACGCACTCGTTTGATAGTAgagggtattatggtcatttcaatgttttcaattaattttggacctccagataaaagaaaaatccgattggaccctactataaataactatatgggctcaGGACCAAACCGTCAGgggttttatttcatttttttctgaaattctttttttttgtttaacatagaTTTGATGTGGAAGGATATGTTACTGGGTTGGTAATCCGGACTGGATAAGAACTCATTCAGTTGCAACATCAACAGCTCCGGCGGTTTTGAGTCTCTTGTCAGGTGGTGCTACATGTGTTGGTACAACTGTCATGGATGAGATGGCTTACAGGTCCAAATATGAACTCAACTTGTTTGATATTATGTCTATGGATTGAGGAATCGTGATAatttaattcatgaaattcaggaTAAGTATGGGGAATTTACTTATGAACTAGGATTAGGCCCCAGAAGATGGTCTGATCACCTGGGGTCATATATGGCTGTGCTAGGTGTAATCCTCCGGCCATGCAGTATAGCTTCTTGGCTACACCTGTGAAACCTTATAAGTCTTTTGGGTAGATTGTAAACTATTAGATGCAGTTTATACAGATGTTTATCACTTACTCAAGGAGATTTAGTAACTTCAATAATACAATTACTTTGAGTGTCTTTCTTTTCAACAAATTTTATCAACTTTTGCAGTATAAATGGAGAAAACGTACATTATGGAACACCCAATAACCCATGTGCTCGAGATCGGGTACCTGGAGGATCTTCCAGTGGTTCTGCTGTGGCTGTTGCTGCTGAGCTAGTGGATTTTTCATTAGGTAACCTATTCTTATCAATGTAAAGAACATTATATACATTTTCTACATGGTAATACAGTATGACATTGTGTAATGTCCCACATTGCCTAGAGTAGATGTTTAATTCAGTTGTTTAAGTGCAGCCGAATGTAGTTTTAAATTCTTGGTGTCTTTGATTGGTTTCAACTATTCCGTTCAAGTTATATGTAATGAGAAATGAATGGGTGATCTTTACCTGTGGCTTTCTGTTGTTAACCACTccaattttaattttttaatctgTTGCACCGCAAAATGTGAAGACCTTTTTCTTATATATTTCTTGAATTAGGTACTGATACAGGAGGTAGTGTAAGAGTACCTGCATCATACTGCGGAATTTTGGGGTTTCGACCTTCACATGGAGTTGTTTCCAAAGTTGGTGTTATTCCAATGGCACAAAGCTTTGATACCGTTGGTAAGTAATCAAAATTGGTCATCGAACTCTTTAAACATTACCTTTATAGTTTACCTGGTGAATTTTCTTTTTCAGGATGGTTTGCTAGGGATCCTAAAATATTAAACCGTGTGGGACGGGTACTACTGCAGTTACCTGATGTTGCACCTGTTCGACCTAGTCATTTTGTTATTCCTGATGACTGTTTTCAGCTTCTGAATATCCCAAGTAATCGACTTACTGAAACCGTAATTGGATCCGTTAAGAAGTTATTTGGGTGTAAGTCATTCGTTTTATATATACTACGGCTTTCCACTAGGAGTTATCACATCTTGCTTATATTTGATGAAGTTCCTAATAATGTCATTTTGTAACTTCTACCTGGCAGCCCATGTTTTGCAGCATAAAAATCTAGGTGAATATGTTGAAGAGAGAGTTCCAAGTTTGGAACAATTTATGGATAAAAGTAACAAACACCAAGGATATATACCATCTTTGATAGCACTTTCAGCTGCCATGAGGTCTCTTCAGAGGTAGGGACATATGTTTGGCGCACAAATATAATTGCGTATATCCTTAATATTGATTCCCTTTAAGTTTTTAATTTTGAACCATAGGTTTGAGTTCAAAAATAACCACTAAGACTGGGTCACCACTGTCAAACCTCACTTAGGTCCCGGAATATCAGAACGTGTTTGGGAGGCCATACGGTCGACAGATGAAAACATTGAACTCTGTCACTTGGTGAAATCTGAAATTCATGGAGCTCTTACTGCACTTCTTGAGGTAACCCGTTAAACTCAAAGACCCCACCTCATACTGAGGTAACCCGTTAAACTCAAGCCCCGCTCACCTCATACTTTTGTTGTCATGGGGTTCATTCCATCGCACTCCTCAAATTCGAAGCCATTAATTGTCTTTGCTAGAATCACCCATTTTGTTCTTAATCTTTGGATACAACTGTTTTGCACGAATCACGCACAAATAAACCGTGGGATATGGATCGTCTCTTAGATTCCTAGTATCATATTTTTTTCCAGTCTTCTTAATGCCTCTCCTAACTTTCTTCTTTAGGATTTTGGGGTCCTAATGATCCCCACTGTTCCTGGACCTCCACCAAAACTACTAACTGAAGGGGGTACACTGGAAACATTTCGGGTTAGAGCTTTTAGCTTGCTGTCTGTCGCTGGAGTGTCTGGGTTTTGCCAGGTAATTTGCCTCGCCTCGCATCATCAGCATTAAAATGATCATACTTCATGTTTACATCGTCAGCCATATCCCATGCTACCATTTTCTGGTGGAATCATTAGTTAATTAGTTCTGTATTGCAGGTTAGCCTACCACTTGGAAAATATGATAACCTTCCAGTGTCTATATCTTTGATTGCAAAACATGGAGCAGATGGGTTTCTTCTGAATTTAGTCGAAACCCTTTATGGCAGTCTCAAGGAACAAGTTGAAATTTCCGAGAAATCTGGTTAGCAGTGTCAAAACCCTGTATAAAATAGAATGCATTATTTAACTGCAAAGGTATAAAGATAAGACGGCACGGCAGCCTTTCTCATGATCATGTTGTACATTACTGAAACAACTAGTGTTAATTGGAAAGAAGACGTGAAGATACAACACTCTTAGTTCCAGTGCGTCATACTGAGCTACCCATCCTGTTCTTTAACTGCTTGGTCTGTAATCTATGGGACAATAATTATTCAAAATCTACATTAGATATAATTTCCTGCAATATGCTTATATTATTTCTGCAGTATGCTTGGCTCGGCCAGCTCAATCTTGTCGAAGAAAAAACTTCCATCACGGTTGAATAGGAACGACTATTTTACtggtgtgtacacatatatctcactatcagacacgtgtatataaagaggtacgtggaaagcatgcaggccaaaaacatcaaaacatgatgggtcacaaaacaccaaataaaccccaaggagttactttatctcatccccaaaagagaagccaagatcaacggtggagagaaagttagctgacacggactgacaggggcagaagacacttgtctgacacgagcagacccctcaactacccacattaaacactccgagcagtgtacgtgtcgaccaacctgtggaacgagcgaggatgcctctgcgggatcaagggggaaacgcagacctccgcgcgatggacgcaaggacacaagaagataaggttccaacggtcttcagagatgggtcccacgttctaaccttataaatacccaatctccaccaagaggaagggggatcgaaaacatcaggaagggaaggagagagagagaaatagcaaaggtaagttaatacctgagaggagagaaacatgtaaaccccaaaaatcattcaactattcgtgtaaccgtgaagaacatagtagaacaacaaatcccgtggatgtaggccttagtgctgaaccacgtaaaccttggtcttatttacatttcggcactttacattcatttagctccgcacgtgtttgcttatatgttttgttttccttaatacttatatccgatgcacaaacgccacgcctggagtggttggaggaggccatgataaacccgaaggttttgagccaatgaatcaacaccagggtaccatcatcataatctccttagatgttaaagattgattgtgagcgttcggacacgcACGTGGTTCGTGTGCTCACAACTGGGGCTGGATTTGCAAGCTCTACAAGTTGTTCGACCTGTTTTGCCAACTTGTCCACGTTTACCGTGATATATCCTTAAACAAGAAAACATGGCATGCTCTATCCAGTCCATCTCCACTCTCTTCCCCATCTGCTGGAGTTCTAATCACCCATAAGCAACTTCGCCATTATTTATTGCAAGACCGCCGCTTCACGTGGAACTTGGCAGAAAACGGCACTAGTTTGATCAAGCATAAGAAGTGCCGTATTGACTTGACTTTTTATGAGTCGGATGCACTATTCCAATAACCGGATGTCGGCCGAAGTGTGACGGAGACAGTTATTGACCGCCGCATACCCTAGACCAGCGTGCCAAAACCCTTGCCCTGTAGAGACATTCGTACGGAGTTGACCATTTAGGGTTTTTAATAAGCAGCTAAATCATTCCGTGTGGCAATATTTAATCGGAGGAGTTGGTTAAATCGAAAGCACAACTCCTTGTTTAACGAAATCAACGGTCAAAGATCTCTGGATGTCGAGACGCGTGTAATCTTTTAAGGTTCCCAACCCTACTCTTAGGAGTAGGTAGCTCAATACTCTGAAAATATTGAAAAGAGAAAAGTGAGAACCATTACTacagagaaaagaaagaaagagtcgGCTCTAGAGAAAGAGATTATAGCAATGGCTTCTGCGATGTTGAAGAGATCAATGGTAGTTAatggaattagggttttaggtACAAGGGCATTTGCATCATCATCCGTAACTGTAGGAACTGATCTGGTTTCAACTATCTCTGATGTTTCTCTACAAAAAGCTCGAACTTGGGATGAAGGTGTTTCATCTAAGTTCTCTACAACTCCTATCAAAGACATCTTCAAGGTTTGTATTTCTGATCTCTCTAAATTCTATCGCTGTTTGGGGTTTTCGTTTTTTCTCTTCTGAATCGGTTTTGACTCgggtatcattttttttttgtttttgcaggaCAAGAAAGTTGTCATTTTTGGGCTTCCTGTAAGTTCAATTATTTGCcccaatttttattggaaattgcTGTTGTTTGATGATCTATAAAAGGGGTTTTGTTAAatctttgtatttgtttttgtAGGGTGCATTTACTGGTGTTTGTTCAGCACAACATGTACCTAGTTACAAGAAGAACATTGATAAGTTCAAAGCAAAAGGAATTGATTCAGTGATTTGTGTTTCTGTCAATGATCCATATGTTATGAATGGATGGGCAGACAAACTTGGTGCCAAAGATGCTGTAAGTCCTTATTTTATCTAATGCAATCATTTTTCTTGCCATTTTATCCGTTCACTAACTAAAATACTACGACGTAAACTCTTTTAGGGAAACGCCCAATTGGTGAACAATTTAGTCCAACCCTTCTAATCTAAGGATCAGGTTGAGTTCAGTATGGTAATTATAGGTGACTTAGTGCTATATGCGTTCAGTACTTGAAGAACTTTTCTTGCCTGCCAAACAGTATATGTGAAAATTTGAAGATCTGATACCATAGACAATATGCTTGAGGAAACAATATTAACATTTTGTAGATTTATGACCATTGTGTTTGCTCGTTCAGAGCTCCTACACTTCATTGTATTAGGTAGTGAACCGTGATTACTAAAACTCAAACTGCCAAGTTACTCTTCTTGTTTGGTTTACAACTGAAGGTACACAAACCTATGTTGAGGATGGTCTTTAACTAACTGGATATACTCTAAGATTATTTAGAGATTTCTTCAATAGTAAGCTCACTGGCTACAACCAACCATGTATAACATTTTCAGAACTAACTTACTCAACGCATTACAAGACATGTGTAGACACTCCTTGTTTTGTCTGACAATTCAAGACTTATCTAGGCATAAAGTAAGACATACCAACGATCAACTACCAAGAACTAGTTTGTGTGATAGATAAACCATCCCTTCATTGATGTTGATCTATTCAAAGAGAGACTTCTCTTGAGTAATGTAATTGACAAGCCAAAAGATTTATGTAACTGAAAACTTGACGTGATTGATACAAAAGGTTTAATACAGAACACGTACAAAAATAATGAAGAATTTTAGAGAGACCAGCAATGCAAATTTTGTTGGAATCTCCTGTATAAGTTCAAGACCTATTTGATTCTATTATCATGTACTTCCCTACTACCTTGACTGGCCATCTGCATTTTTCAGGATCAGCTTGATAATAGAATCAGTTAGTGTGCTACTATTTTGACAGGCAATCTTCAGGCTCCCGGCTGTAATCAATACTATTTGAATTCCATTTAGTTCATCCATTGTACATATATGGCACCAAGTATCAGGGTCAGTGGTCTTTTGACTATTTAGTGCTGGTTGTGACATAGTTCTGGGGTTACATTCTCTAGGTACACTGTAATTAATAAATACAAAGTCTTGTGGATGGCACTAAAACAAAGCTGTACAGTATTCTGTGGATATGTATTGCCTCTTTGGCAATGTTTCTTTATATCTATGTTAAGGACAAGTAAAAATTATAGTAGCGCGAGGAAGAATGAACGATAACCAATATGTGCAAATTTTGATTCTTAAGCATGCTTGCTTGGACTTTACACTAGTGTTCAAGTATAAGAAAATTACCCTACACTGGAACAAAGTGAAAGATCTCACTAAGAAACATACCCCTTTGCTGTTTGAATTTCTAGCTCAACAGTGAATTAGTGATGGTAACGTGAAGACCAATAATGCTAATTGTTAGTTGTTCTGTGGATAGTTTTGATGTATTAACCATTTGCTAAAAATCTTCACGCACATAGTAACATATATAgtttgtttagataactttgcagattattatttttttattgttattattatcattttcttGATAGACGCAAATCAACAGATTTAACATccttaacttttttattttgcTTTAGATTGAATTCTATGGCGACTTGGATGGGAGCTTCCACAAGAGCTTGAACTTGGAGAAAGATCTATGTGCTGCTTTGCTTGGTCATCGTTCCCAGAGGTATGCTTCTAGTCTACATCTGTTGTTTTCTGTCTCTTTCTATTTCTTGTAATCTTTTGCTACATGACGCAGACCTGCCTTACCTCACCACCTAGAATGACCATCTTACCCTACAACGAACTCACAGTAATACCCACCATGTGGTACTATATTAACCATGCCATTAAAACTATCTCAAATACTCTAATACTGGCACTGCCATCTTCAGCAAAATATAGAGATCTCCGAACCCATGTGGCCACCTCCACTATTCACCATGACCACACCTCCTGACCTACCATTCTACTGCGGGTCCTGCTACACCACCACCTTTCCATTGCACACCATCACCATCAGCCATGAGGTTGCTACTTACAATCATCTCACGGCCCCTGTCCATCGTCTCTCTTCTCCACCATCCCCTCCCTAACAACATAATTCATAACCACCaccaagtcttcaacatgtactTTGCTTTTATTGTAATTATGTACCAAACTAACTTGTCTAACTTGCTAACTAATtacaaacctttttttttttgctaagtcataACTAATTACAAACCTAACTTTCAAAGAAGCAGTACTTTTGGTTCCCCAAAATATCATTGGGAATAATTATTCAATTTGTTACCTAACACCCTTATTCCAAGTCAAGACCTAAACTTCTACGAAATAATGCACCTCTTATGGATGGTTGTTATCATTGTTTTGCAGATGGTCAGCATATGTCGAAGATGGAAAAGTCAAGGTTCTGAACGTAGAGGAAGTACCATCTGACTTCAAGGTATCTGGTGGAGAAGTAATATTAGGTCAGATCTGAACCCTTTTTTCCACAGTACATTAGTTTTCTTCTCCGGGGTAAAAGAACCTAATGTCAATAAAAAATATCTTTATCTATGGAGTGTAAAGTTATGCAGTTGTTTGTTTTGAGTTATGTCCCAACTCCTGTGACTCCTGCTATTATAAACCCTCCAAGGTTTAGATGTCTTTGAATAGTACGACTTGAGAAAGCTGAATTATATTTTCTTTGTTGATATTTAAATGCCCTCCTTCTGTGAGTTTATATTTTTCTGCCTATATTATTTTACTCTTTCTTATATGGTGGGTAGAGCTAATTAAATGAATCTTGAATGTCTGTTACGACGATGAGACATATTGAATGCTGACTTAGTAGGGAATAATACAAGCAGACGTAGTTTGAATGGTTGCAAGTTGTAAGCATCAAAAGCTTCTCTTTTGGACCTTCGGTCCAGCTCTAATGTCTTTGTCACTACATGATGTCTGGGTTTGTTTTATTCATACTAATTTGCACGTTGCAATGTGTGGGTGGAATCTGGTCCAGGTTTTTGTGTCTCTCATTTCCCCAGGGCTTGTATGTGTAATACAGCTCTCCCTGTATACTGTGTTCTAGTTATTGGTTAAATTTGGATTAGCGTTGCAGTCTTGATGTGGGACTTTCATTTTGTCTCTTCAATCTTCAACTCTAAGCTTGAATCAAGCTTAAAAGGCAGTGTCAACCTCAGAAACCAAATCATAGTGGATTCTCCTGTTATCTTTGATTAAAATATTATATTGTCAGAGTCTTTTTTGTTTGAGATTGAGTTATTATTGGGtgcaaacaaacaatcaaacttCAATGTGGCGGGGTCAATTGTGTAAGAGGGAAAAGTGTCATTTATATTTTATGTTTGGGGTCCTTGGGGACCTTATTTTCGGTTGGAGCGATACCGATAGATAACGATATGTTTAGTTGATATATCTGACATGGATTTGGGTctgtatcctttttttttttacccaAGAACGGTTGGTAAGGTTGATTTAGAAACTAGGTAATAGTTACAGCAATGGTATGGTGTTAATGTGACACAATGGTCATGTTTCAGTGATAAGTAATTGTTGTCGACTGAACACAGTGCCTCTATTATTCCAGGCCTGCCCAGTGATGTGGTCCTTGTTAGAAAAACATATGCCTCATGCCTGTCTAAAGTTGGCGTAGATATCAGGGTTCAACCTTTAAGTTACAGTCTTCCTGATTGAATTTTCTTAGGAAAGCTAGCGAAAGCAAGTGCAAAAAAATTAAATGCTAAACACTGTTGTCTAAAGCGTAGAAAGCCTAAGACGGAATTAGTGTTGTGCGGAACTTGCATTGTACAGTGGATCACACATCCAAGTCAAAGATTCTTAAAAAGAGTCGAGACCAAAAGTGTGTAATCAACGACAACCATAAAAGCCGTTGTCCAAAGGTAATGTGGACAAGCTAGAAAGCCCTTCAAGGTGGTGTATATATACAACAACATTGGGGGAAAGTTAAAGTTAAAAAATAGAACAAACACAAAACAACGAATGCATTCAGACTCGGGTAATGTGGAGTACTTGAAATGCTATTGTAAAGTACTCGTCGTGTTTATACTTTCTTTTCCTTTGACGTGCCAAGGACAAAGTATAACAACATagcctttttttttatcaatgccAGGGGACCGGACCGAAGAGGGCCTTAACGTGACCGTTGAACAATTTAAATATGAAAAGTGTAGCATAAATTTATTTTTATCGTTAATCCGGATTTAAAGTGCTTATAAAGCCAGAACTTcccgaagaagaaaaaaaaatagaaaaatttcCCGTTTCTGTTGGTGCTGGTAGATATTTAACTCTTAACGATTTTGCGAATGTAGAAGGACGTGACAGGTGACTTCTTTTGAAAAAGATGGCTTTTGGTTTGCATTAGAGAGTTTCAACTATCAATCTCTTCTATGCAGCAGAGACAAGGGAGATAACGAAAGGAtggataaagaaaagaaaaggttaaTATTTTTGACCCACCATTCAAACACAGGGTAACCAAGTCAGTCAAAGGGTCAAGGAAAGGAGGGTGTGTACCCAATATACTAGCTTTACAGAGGACCCATTTCTAAATGGTAGAGGTAAATGTGTTGTCCATTGGTTAGCTGTGCGTGGAGAAACACTGTACGGTCGAGTCATATTACGGTCAAGCCAAGTCACATCAGTATTTGTTGGTGCAAGTCGCAACACTACCAAACAGGTGCATGGAGCC
This genomic interval from Papaver somniferum cultivar HN1 unplaced genomic scaffold, ASM357369v1 unplaced-scaffold_154, whole genome shotgun sequence contains the following:
- the LOC113336677 gene encoding peroxiredoxin-2F, mitochondrial-like, encoding MASAMLKRSMVVNGIRVLGTRAFASSSVTVGTDLVSTISDVSLQKARTWDEGVSSKFSTTPIKDIFKDKKVVIFGLPGAFTGVCSAQHVPSYKKNIDKFKAKGIDSVICVSVNDPYVMNGWADKLGAKDAIEFYGDLDGSFHKSLNLEKDLCAALLGHRSQRWSAYVEDGKVKVLNVEEVPSDFKVSGGEVILGQI